The genomic segment TGCCCCCGCTTGGTAACTACACTTATTCATTTCCTTCACTGTAATGGTCTTTGCTTGACAACTACTAGAACAAAGTGTGCCTTTTTTTTACTCCCTTTTTTATTGTGCTTTAATTTTAACTCCTCCTAAGATCTGTGTGAACAAAAGCAAATTATAGTAAAACCAAAGATTTGAGAGTCTTTTGATTTGAAAATcaaaagtcatttaaaatatgcaaatttTAATTTATCATTTCATGCCAGTCTCTCACAAACACTGACCTGTGAATGTGGTCGGGAACTGCGCCATGGTTCACTCAGTCTTCTTCAGCTGCACaacacctgaaacaacacaaacataagtGTGTCTGATTTAATGCTTCCATTTTCAGTACATCACCGCTCAATTACACACTAATACACAAATCATTTATTAATACAACCATGTTACATTAGCTGCATCTGACTACTGAGTGGTGGTTCCACTGTGAAGGAGCTAACAAGCTAGTTTTGCCAGATGCTTCACCGTGGATTAAAGAAGCAAATGGTGGCTGGTCACCTGCCAAACGTGGAGACAGAGTCCCCACAGCCTGGCAGAGAAGAAAGGACTTTCCAGCACAAGTCCAGAGTTAATCTCCCACTATACATGTGAACTTTAATTTATAAAACCGTGGCCTGACTCTCACAACAACACATCTAtgaagtgtatgtgtgtgacatAACATGGTAATCAGATCCAGAGCCGTCTCCCTTTCTTCTATTCTCGTGACTAACAGAAACTTAAATATGGGTCGCTGTTTCTTACAAATAAGACAGTGACAGTGTCTCCCTCGGTTATTCAGACATAGCTGTGGACGCAGAGACTATTTCCTCACTACAAAACTTTTCTTGGCCtttggagggtgtgtgtgtttttcattatcATAGTGGGAGGACAAAGTACCAGCTTAACTAGGTCAGAGGAACAAAGACCACCCTACACGAACACACTATTCCATGGGTGCTGCTCAGAACAATAACGTTGAGCAACTACAGCTAGATTTTATGCTTTAAAACTCTTCTTAAGAGTAAATGAACTGTTGACGCCTTACATGACCACAAACCAGTGACCATGTCAGGGGAAAACAACTGGTCCCAGCTGAGCACAGTTCAAAAATGAGGCTCAtcttattctttatttattattgcagATTTACAGCTGGCAGATTAGTTGAGATGCCTGGTTTGGAAAACCACTGTTTTCAAATTGCAAATAATTGCTTGTGtaacaacaaagcaaacaccAATCAGGTACAGAAAGATTATTTTAAGATGAAAAGATTTAAAGATctcaaaatataaaacaatattacaaAATGAATTTAGCAGACATCTGTGGCGTGGTTTACATTCATCACAGGGGGACAGAAAGAATAGGACAgcttgttattatttattggtACAAGTTAATTAAtctaataatgaaaataatattaatgcagCTAATTAATAAGTGCTGTGACAGATGTTTAAACTAAAGAAATAATATCAAAGACACATGATTTGAAATGAGAGCATAAACATGTTCATCTCCATTTGTCTTTCCTTTGTCACCAGTTTTTGGCTAAAGGGTTTATTCTATGTTCTGTATTGTATTTATGGGATTACTCTGTATAATTAGAACGCTGGGATGTAACTGGGGCGCTGGTCTGTGGCAGATGCCTGTATAAACCCtcgcataaacaaacacacacgcgctgtgAGGACAGCTTCACCACATGATACAGATTAGAGTTCAGACTCTTGTGTCCCTTTGTTCCTCCCCCTCATCTCGCTGCTGACCCCCGCCGACATTCCTCATTCCCTCCTCCATCAATGAATGAATTTGGTACAAATGCAAACCAATAATGCCGGTTAAACTCAAACTAACTCACCTCTTGTATCAGCCACATGTGCAATGACTTACTGTAAGCATAAGATGACATGACCTGCGTTAAATATACAGCTTCTGCCTCAAACACACTCAGTGGTCCCCTACAGTCTACCGACAGGCTCGCTCACGTTGACCCTAACCCCTGTAGCTACAAACTATGACAGTATTATCACACTGCTGTCAAATGGTGAGGCCTGTGAGGTGACAggacccacacccacacaggaTTACCGCTGCAGTCTCTCCAGAagctcctccttcaccttccTTCGGCTCGCTCTGCACCAACATGCTATCTAGCCTCCACAGCTATCACATCCAGAACAAGACCAAGTAACAGTATTTAATGACATGCCTGAGTTATAAGTAGGATTCGAACAGCTGCTTAGTTTTAGACACTTTAAAAGTTTCACTCTTTCAGTGGCTGATATTATGAATTCAGATCAGAAAATAGGTCGTctgaagcaaaaacacaaagggTCACCCCCTTGAACTCAGATGTTCCAGCTGAACTCTGTCTGAACTATTTGAAATtaagtgtgtgtgattatgttGTGCTGGACCTAAAACAGAGACCTAAACATCACTTATAACCGAAAGCTTACCTCCTAGCATGCACTGTACAAACACTGCAAAAAGGCCTCTGacgaaaataaataaactgaatttgtTAACTTTATGTACGTTGCCAAGGTTTCAAAAGAGGAATGCCTACATCAATACTGACAAAACGTATCAGAGGTAACAGAAGAAAATGAGGCATAATAAAGGCTACCGAGTTACTCTAACTTAATATTGGTGTGTGACCTGTCTGAATGAATAAGGATGCAACACTGATAAATGTTTTGTCGCATCTGTATGtactttgtatttgtttttttttattttacgtcTGTGGATCAATGTACCAATGTCttcattattaataaatgttacTGAAATAAACATATCAGAAAAAAACGCAGTAACAGAGAAAGTTTTAGGCTAACCTTTGTGATCGATTGGTTGATAGCTACACAATACAGCCATTGATCTAAATGAATGTGGAGAGGTACTGCCAAATACTTTTGTGACATAGCTTCATTGAACAGAGCTACACAGAGATATTTTATGATTGGCTAAGATTCAATAGAAATACGTTTTTACAGTAATAACAAGACCTAGTCGGTAAGTTTTCCTACACGTCACAGAGTAAGATTTTGTGGTTGTTGAGTAACAAAGTTGTAAGAAACGTTTTGTAGCATTTGCTGACTTGACAGTGCCAGACAAGGGAGCCAGCGGCTCAGTAGAGTGCACTATACAAATGAGTCTTGTTAAATGTAGAACATGTAGCAATACTGTGCTAAACAAAGGGCCCTGCTATAATCTACAGAAGGTGTTAatgaaaaagacacaaaatgcaAACGTTTCTGTAAAACTGCACTTTAGGACGAGTTTCAACACTAACAACGATGTGAACAGGAGTCAATATTTGAGCAGAAGCAAAACGTGAGTTTCTACTCAATGGACATAGTATTTTTATCTGCAACCCTCCTCCTACTTTTTAGTACCTGGCAGCATCCATGTTACCATAGAAACCAGTCCACCGATAGAGTTAGTAGCCATGTCTATAAAGTAACGTTGAATGTTTAAATTCACGCGTCATTTCCTGTGATAAGCCATTTGCCTCAACAACCAGGGGGACCTCCCTGCAGACAGGTCACTCAGGCGGTTGTTTGGACAGAACATGTAGGTCGATGAGCAGCTCTGCCTGACGAACCTCAGGGTTATCGTTAGCAAACCAACGTGCGCCCTGGAAGTCGCTTCCTGCTCAGGCGTTGTCAGCAGCCTTGAGGATGCACCGTCCTCGTCGGCCCCATCCAGGTTACTGAGTAGGTGAAACTCACCCACAGATAACAGCAGTCGATCAGGTCACAGGCAGTGCAGGAGCAGTGATTTAACATTAGCACTGTGGCTAACTGTCCGCCTACTGTATTCATGTGGCTCCCCTTTCGCGTTACACAGACGAATGTTGAACGCCTGTTACTCTTGTCAACACCACACCCGGACTCTGACGATTCAAAACTACACTGGACAACAATGACAAAATAGCAGTCCTAAGGTTAATAATATCTGGGCAGCTAGCTAGCAGGCTAACCACCGAGAAGCTAACGTCAGCCCGCTCAGGGACATTCTTTCACATCACACACGCTACACTCCGCTCTTACCTCATAGTTCAGTTTCCATCGTACAATATTACATAAAGCAGCTCGTTGCGTCTTTATGTAACCATATAATATGGTACACTGTCCAAAAGGGTGTTGTTTTATCACAAAAACCCTCTCCGCTGAATCTCCCGTCTCTCTGAAATCCCGACCGACTGAGGGACAGCTGGAAAATGGGGTAACGTTGACGCAACTATCGCGAGATCTTAGAGTAACTAATACAACATGACCGTGTAACCTCGCGACAACGTGCAAACCGATTGCTTGCTGGGATTATAGGGATGATGTGAATTGAAAGGACACATCGCTTCTGTTGACAGAAAATCAGAGAGAACAAATTAAAGTTTATATAGAAAATATTCAAATAACAGAATAACGGATTCGTTAATCACAAGGCTGCACTAAGGCTAATAAAACCACATGTTTAGGCATGTATACAGAAGAAGAATGAAGTCAAACTTTACAATCGCTCAtaagaaatgtttgtttttacattatGCATTCGTAAAGACATtgaaaaactaaaatgaaagCAAGCATaagtataaatacatataaaatatgaataatttaaaGGCAGTGCGTCGGTTTGAACAATAGAGTTACTGAACTATGAGTGACGGGTTTATTATACAAATAATAACTAATTATTACTAATTACCAATAAATAATCCATATAAATGAATTCATTTGAAGTACTAATACTCTATATAAACAGATGAGTACATGTGGTGCGTGATACAACCTCTAGGGGGCAGTAAAGTCATAACACGACCAGCTGAAACGTACACGAAGAAGAAACACGTCAGCTGACTGGATCAGCACAGTGTAGCAGCAACTGGAGAGCAGCTGTACCTCTGAATAAACTCAGATttaataaatatacattttgaGGTTTGTGACAAGTGTTTGATTAAAACGTGTACGACTATGAAAGGATTATATTGCCGAGCTGGTGTGAGCGATGCTGAGCCCAAGTTCGTTATTCAGGAAACggtgagtttgtgttttgtttttcagtgtcaTCACCCTGCAGGTGAAAAGGCGAGTGCATCAGTTTGTCCAGTATTCGATCAGGGCATCgtgttttgtgcatgtgttacAAGTGAGGCTTCTGATTTCAACCGCCTTCCTTCTTTGTCTGTTGTGGAAACACTGATTGTGTTtctatgtttgtctgtgtaacAGAGTGTTGCAGAGGTTTTAGGCAGCCACCAGGTCAGAGTCAAGGTGAAAGCATGTGGACTCAGTCCGCTGGACCTGAAGGTACTGATTTAATGTATTTAGCGTTGTATTAGCGTTGTTTTTCAATTCTTCACCTTTTACGTGTAATAACCAGTGACAGCTCCTCTGCTCGTCTGTCCTGAACGCCAGTTGTTGAGCGACGTAGGGATCCAGAGAGATTTGATTCCTGTTGGCAGAGAGGTGGCTGGGGTCGTTGTGCAAGGTCAAAACACAGCTTTTACGTATTTACCAGTGTTCTCAAGGAAAACGAGGCCGTGAGTGTcctgctgtggttttgttttttgcagtgGGCCCAAAGGTCTCCTCCTTCCAGCCTGATGATGAGGTTGTTGGTACGAAACGTTTCTCAACATGACTTGAATGAAGCTTTCTAAGATAATTTTCAAGTTTTAACATTGTGCAGGTTTTGACAACAACTGCTAACAGATCATGTATATTTAACAGTGGTTATCTTATAGTTACAAAAAACAAGAGAACATCATTTACTGTGTAGTTTTGCATGATTATAATGGTATTATGTCCATATTACCAAATGTACATTGTTATGGTTGTTTCCTTTGCAGGTATCCTTCCTCTGGACTCTCCCTGCTCTGGACTCTGTGATGCCATTGACATAGATGAACAGTATTTAGGTAGCAAACACAGTCTAAACTGTTACGTTACCTTCACCATTACAAATGCTGCACTTTGTCCTGAAGGATGACAGACATAGTGTTTGTTCTCCACTTTACATATGATTAAAATAAGGTAAAAGAAGTAAAATCCAATTCTGCAAACATGTCACAGTGTTTCTGTTGCTGTACGTCCTCCAGTTCAGAAGCCAGAGAagctgagctcagtgtgtgctgcTGGAGCCCTGCGTGACGGTCTTCATGCTTACACTGCTCTCCACACGCACGCTCGCATGGCGGCTGGACACACGCTGCTGGTCATGGATGGAGCCAGCGTATGTAGAAACAATGGGATTTAAGGCCTTTGCttctcagtaaagtcacattGAGCCGATCGGCATGTGTTGAgcccagctcctctcctccctcagtcCTTTGGCCTCATGTGCATCCAGCTGGCGTGTTACCACGGAGTGAAGGTTCTGACCACGTCCCACTCGCCACAGACACGGTCGTTCTTGGAGCAGCTTCGGCCCAGCGTAGGTCTGTGTAGTTATTTAAAGGTTGGCGTAGTGCTTGGTCTTTTCTGATCCAAGGTCAgcctttttgtctttgtttcctttcatcTGCTTCATTCTTTCCTCAGGCGTTCAGAATCCTTTAGTAGGTGAGATATTTTCCTGTCTTTCTAATTTACacgctttctttctttctgaatTCCTTATTTTCACCCAATTACACTGTTTTTTTGAGTTAGGGATGTAGAATTACAAAACCATGTGGTTAACATAAACAAATGTCAACTCCCCAAATCTAATTAGAATCCAATCCaaaagtatttttgtttttactaaCAAGTAACATTTAACACATGATGTCTGTTTTTCATACCTTCATGTATGAAGCCAGGGTTATTCCAGTGGACAGTGGAACATCAGACCTGCTGTCAGTGGTgctggaggagacgggaggactGGGACTGGATATAATCATAGACTCTGGaggtaaaaatgttttcattacacaGATAAAAATGTTCAGCAGCCTTTGGGCGTCTGTTGCAACCTTACGTGTGCTTTTTCCCTGTGGTTAGTTCGTCTGCAAGATGGTGAGGAGTCTGAAGGGACAAAGTTCCTTCCACACAAACACGACATCATCAGTGTGCTGGCAGTGGGGGGGCACTGGGTCACGTCCCACCAAGATCTGCAGGTGGGACTTTTTTTCCTCATTCAGTCAATTTGTGtcatttaaagtgtttaaatATTGAATCCAGACAAACTGAAGCTGATGTGCACACAACTAACAGCAGCTTTGAATGTTCTTTGTCTTCATAAATGTCCAGTTGGATCCTCCAGATTGCAGATTACTACACTTAAAATCAGCCTCTGTGTCTTTCCTCAATCCTGAAGTCTGGACGGCTTCATCCGCTCAGCAAGGGCGATATCTCCGTATCCTGTGCTCATAATCTGTAAACTTCAAACATATTCCTTTAATACATGGTGGCTTTAAAGTCCTTAACAGGCTTTGCAGATATTTTGAAGGACACAGTGGAGAAGATGTCAGCAGGAGTCCTGAGGTACAGTAACACAACTATTCTCTGATTGAACAAACTTAAGTGGGAAAGTAATCCTGTGTTCATGTGTTAGACTCAGACGTCTTTACGTTTGACCTTATAGTCTTAAAACCTTGTCAGGTGAACACCACCAAAATCATCTTTCCCCCCAAAATGCTCACTCCATAATGCAGTGTCTGGTTCCAATGTGTCCCTCCAgaccgcagccagaggaggCTGTCCCGCGCTACGAAGCCACCGTTGCCATGGAGGCCGTCCAGCGCCACCAGAGGACGAAGGCTGTTGTTCAACTCTGACCATAAGAGTCACATCGTGTGTGGATGCTGGCACAGCCCATAATTCATGGGACCACTCTATTTTCGCTCATCTTTTTAGGACAACTGTTATTttcttgccactgggccaaCACTGAAAATTAAATGATGCATTATGGGACTAAAACACCAACTGAAGTTctggtttatatttatttacaacatCACTAATTTGACTGAATCCAGACACACTTCATTTAAACATAACAGCAATCCTGGAACTCCTTATTAGAAATGATCAAGAGCTGGATTTTTATTTTGCACTGTGATACTTACTAAAAAATATTATACTAAAAGCTGTAAATTTCAACTAGCATGATGAGAACATGAGGGCTTCTCAGTGTCACCAGtttagaagaaaaagaagaaagcctttattggtcattatcacatacaatgtaacaatgaaattcGTCTACTGCTTTTAACCCATCCCcttggggagcagtgggctgccatgcaaggtgcCCGGGGAGCTAGTGAGAAGTCTCCttaaggacacacttggtgctctggtgggggtttgaacctTCCGCTCCCCAAACCATCGCTCtgccactgagccaccaagggCTCTGCTTCTCACAGTGAGTGGCAGGTCAGAGCACCGATCAGATGTCATCTTACAGCTCAGCATCAGGTTGGCATTACAACTTCTTTACGCTCTCTCAGCATTCCCTGCAGCACTTTCAGACAGCTTCCCAGGATGCACCGCTCCTCCTGTCGCAGTGACCTGACTACATTTAGTTGATCCCTGGTTGATTGATCACACTGGCACAGGAGGTGGGAGATCTGCACACAGAATACAAATTGAGGCAATGTGTTGCTTCCTGGGACATTAATCTGGGATGAGGTGAGGTGTGTGCGCGTATAGACCTTGTccagagctctgtgtgtgtcttgtagtaATTGCTGACACAGAGCCTGGGCTGTCTGGATGCTCCAGCGCTCCCTGTCTTCACACACCATCTGACCAAGCAACACCGCCTTCCAGTGGTGACTcaccaaaacacacagacacacactaacttATAGTGCAAATACAAGCCAATTAAAGGATTCACATGGAGGATTCAGAAAAAAGTTTATTAAGTTAAATGTGAAGGGATTACTGCGACTTACTACAGTGTTTGTGGCAGAGACATCAG from the Betta splendens chromosome 15, fBetSpl5.4, whole genome shotgun sequence genome contains:
- the cryzl1 gene encoding quinone oxidoreductase-like protein 1 isoform X1 is translated as MKGLYCRAGVSDAEPKFVIQETSVAEVLGSHQVRVKVKACGLSPLDLKLLSDVGIQRDLIPVGREVAGVVVQVGPKVSSFQPDDEVVGILPLDSPCSGLCDAIDIDEQYLVQKPEKLSSVCAAGALRDGLHAYTALHTHARMAAGHTLLVMDGASSFGLMCIQLACYHGVKVLTTSHSPQTRSFLEQLRPSVGVQNPLVARVIPVDSGTSDLLSVVLEETGGLGLDIIIDSGVRLQDGEESEGTKFLPHKHDIISVLAVGGHWVTSHQDLQLDPPDCRLLHLKSASVSFLNPEVWTASSAQQGRYLHILKDTVEKMSAGVLRPQPEEAVPRYEATVAMEAVQRHQRTKAVVQL
- the cryzl1 gene encoding quinone oxidoreductase-like protein 1 isoform X3 — its product is MWTQSAGPEVTAPLLVCPERQLLSDVGIQRDLIPVGREVAGVVVQVGPKVSSFQPDDEVVGILPLDSPCSGLCDAIDIDEQYLVQKPEKLSSVCAAGALRDGLHAYTALHTHARMAAGHTLLVMDGASSFGLMCIQLACYHGVKVLTTSHSPQTRSFLEQLRPSVGVQNPLVARVIPVDSGTSDLLSVVLEETGGLGLDIIIDSGVRLQDGEESEGTKFLPHKHDIISVLAVGGHWVTSHQDLQLDPPDCRLLHLKSASVSFLNPEVWTASSAQQGRYLHILKDTVEKMSAGVLRPQPEEAVPRYEATVAMEAVQRHQRTKAVVQL
- the cryzl1 gene encoding quinone oxidoreductase-like protein 1 isoform X2; protein product: MKGLYCRAGVSDAEPKFVIQETSVAEVLGSHQVRVKVKACGLSPLDLKLLSDVGIQRDLIPVGREVAGVVVQVGPKVSSFQPDDEVVGILPLDSPCSGLCDAIDIDEQYLVQKPEKLSSVCAAGALRDGLHAYTALHTHARMAAGHTLLVMDGASSFGLMCIQLACYHGVKVLTTSHSPQTRSFLEQLRPSVARVIPVDSGTSDLLSVVLEETGGLGLDIIIDSGVRLQDGEESEGTKFLPHKHDIISVLAVGGHWVTSHQDLQLDPPDCRLLHLKSASVSFLNPEVWTASSAQQGRYLHILKDTVEKMSAGVLRPQPEEAVPRYEATVAMEAVQRHQRTKAVVQL